In the genome of Candidatus Omnitrophota bacterium, one region contains:
- a CDS encoding SDR family oxidoreductase — translation MNLGIKNKYALVTGGTHGIGEAIALGLADEGCNVAVCSRTASRVRGMREKLKSKGVDYLAIEADVTIKKDVNRVFNKIIKKWGTLHILVNNVGGGGRWGQEDAIATDEKVWQEVYDKNVLSSIRFIKLAVPYMRRQKWGRVINITSLYGREAGGRPWFNIAKTSQTTLIKNLSLKKEIVRDGVTFNSVAPGCIMIPDTGWEAQKKNDPAGFKIMLDDKFPLGRLGKPEEVADVVVFICSAKSSLVNGASIAVDGSEGRSF, via the coding sequence ATGAATCTAGGTATAAAGAATAAATATGCTTTAGTTACAGGCGGAACCCATGGGATTGGTGAAGCAATAGCTCTGGGATTAGCTGATGAAGGGTGTAATGTTGCAGTGTGTTCGCGCACAGCCTCGCGTGTACGCGGGATGCGGGAAAAATTAAAATCTAAGGGAGTGGATTATCTGGCTATTGAAGCAGATGTTACAATTAAAAAAGATGTCAATCGGGTGTTTAATAAGATTATAAAGAAATGGGGTACGTTGCATATTTTGGTTAATAATGTTGGTGGAGGAGGCAGATGGGGGCAGGAAGACGCCATTGCTACGGATGAGAAAGTCTGGCAGGAAGTTTATGATAAGAATGTTTTAAGTTCTATCCGCTTTATCAAGCTGGCGGTTCCTTATATGCGAAGGCAGAAATGGGGAAGGGTGATTAATATCACTTCTCTCTATGGTAGGGAAGCTGGCGGCAGGCCATGGTTTAATATTGCCAAGACTTCTCAGACAACATTGATAAAGAATCTTTCGCTAAAAAAGGAGATTGTTAGGGATGGGGTAACTTTTAATAGCGTTGCCCCTGGATGCATAATGATCCCTGATACAGGCTGGGAAGCCCAAAAAAAGAATGATCCTGCTGGATTTAAGATCATGCTGGATGATAAATTTCCTTTAGGCAGGCTGGGAAAACCTGAAGAGGTGGCGGATGTAGTGGTTTTTATTTGTTCAGCGAAATCCAGTTTAGTTAACGGGGCATCTATTGCAGTAGATGGTTCGGAAGGGAGAAGTTTTTAG
- a CDS encoding kinase, producing the protein MIITRTPLRISFFGGGTDYPLWYKENGGAVLSTTINKYCYINCRYLPPFFNHKYRIRYVEREETQDIPEIQHPSVRECLKFMNIDHGIEMVHTSDIPARSGVGSSSAFTVGFLHALNALKGKMITKRQLARDAINVEHNLIKENVGAQDQVAVAFGGLNKIEFGGENEFYVNPITIPKEKIELLQSHLMLFFTGFSRNASDIAQEQIKKTPALKNQLQGMQGMVDKAVGILNSGSCDIQDFGKLLHESWQIKRSLTRMISTSEIDAIYETALSAGALGGKLLGAGGGGFILVFAQPQVQLKIKERLSKILYVPFSFEKLGSQVIMYSTQDFY; encoded by the coding sequence ATGATTATTACGCGTACTCCTTTAAGGATTTCTTTCTTTGGAGGAGGCACAGATTATCCTCTATGGTATAAGGAAAATGGTGGGGCTGTCTTAAGCACCACGATTAATAAATATTGTTATATTAATTGCCGGTATCTGCCTCCTTTCTTTAATCATAAGTATCGTATTCGTTACGTGGAGCGCGAGGAAACGCAAGATATCCCTGAGATCCAACATCCATCTGTGCGGGAATGCTTAAAATTCATGAATATTGATCATGGGATCGAGATGGTGCATACTAGCGACATTCCGGCAAGATCCGGAGTTGGCTCAAGTTCAGCTTTTACCGTAGGATTTTTACATGCCTTAAACGCGCTTAAGGGCAAGATGATTACTAAGCGGCAATTAGCGCGTGACGCAATTAATGTGGAGCACAATTTGATTAAGGAAAACGTTGGCGCCCAAGATCAGGTTGCCGTTGCTTTTGGAGGTTTAAATAAAATTGAGTTTGGCGGTGAAAATGAATTTTATGTTAATCCTATAACTATCCCTAAAGAAAAAATTGAGTTATTGCAGAGTCACCTGATGTTATTTTTTACCGGGTTCTCCCGCAATGCTTCGGATATTGCGCAAGAGCAGATTAAGAAGACGCCCGCATTAAAGAATCAGTTGCAAGGAATGCAGGGGATGGTGGATAAGGCAGTAGGTATCCTGAATAGCGGTTCCTGCGATATCCAAGATTTTGGCAAATTACTGCATGAATCCTGGCAAATCAAGCGCAGCCTTACCAGGATGATTTCTACTAGCGAAATCGATGCTATTTATGAAACGGCTCTTAGCGCCGGTGCGCTTGGTGGAAAGCTGTTGGGCGCCGGAGGCGGTGGGTTTATCCTGGTATTCGCCCAGCCGCAGGTCCAGCTTAAGATAAAGGAAAGGTTAAGCAAAATTCTTTATGTGCCTTTTTCTTTTGAAAAACTGGGAAGTCAAGTGATTATGTATTCAACCCAGGATTTTTATTAG
- a CDS encoding NAD-dependent epimerase/dehydratase family protein has product MIKADTLKIFNKKNVLVTGGTGLIGRQVVKILCDNGSRVKIVSLDKLRVDDRAEHVLGDLTDFNLCKELTKDMDFVFHLAGIKGSIDVTKKKPASFFVPLLMFNTNVLEAARLNKVKKVVYTSSIGAYASAEVFKETENLDGPPMDMFPGWAKRMAELQVQAYKIQYGLDNFSVVRPCNVYGPGDNFDPDNAMVIPSLMYRISKKEDPVIVWGDGSAIRDFAYSLDVAEGVILALLYGTGSGFVNLGSGKGVSIKELVETLHTFLDFNYRFDITKSSGFPMRVMDISLARKLFNYSPDTSLREGLKQTWDWFIDNQGEYLAKKNYFKE; this is encoded by the coding sequence ATGATTAAAGCGGATACTTTAAAAATTTTCAATAAAAAGAATGTCTTGGTCACCGGTGGCACAGGGCTTATCGGCAGGCAGGTAGTTAAGATTTTATGTGACAATGGTTCCAGGGTTAAGATTGTTTCTTTGGATAAGCTAAGAGTTGACGATAGGGCTGAACATGTTTTAGGCGATTTGACAGACTTTAATCTATGTAAAGAGCTTACCAAGGACATGGATTTTGTTTTTCATCTGGCAGGTATAAAAGGGTCAATTGATGTTACTAAGAAGAAGCCGGCTAGCTTTTTTGTTCCGCTTTTGATGTTTAACACTAATGTTTTGGAGGCAGCAAGGCTTAATAAAGTGAAGAAAGTTGTTTATACAAGTTCAATCGGGGCTTACGCTTCAGCAGAAGTTTTTAAGGAAACTGAAAATTTAGATGGTCCGCCCATGGACATGTTCCCGGGATGGGCGAAAAGAATGGCGGAATTACAGGTCCAGGCATATAAGATCCAGTATGGGCTGGATAATTTTTCCGTAGTCAGGCCTTGCAATGTCTATGGTCCGGGAGATAACTTTGACCCTGATAATGCGATGGTAATTCCTTCTTTAATGTATAGAATTTCTAAAAAAGAGGATCCGGTAATTGTCTGGGGGGATGGCTCTGCGATACGTGATTTTGCTTATAGTCTGGATGTGGCAGAGGGAGTAATTTTGGCGCTTCTTTACGGAACTGGCTCTGGTTTTGTAAATCTGGGTAGCGGCAAAGGAGTGTCTATTAAGGAGTTGGTAGAGACGCTGCATACATTTCTTGATTTTAATTATCGTTTTGACATTACGAAATCTTCTGGTTTTCCGATGAGGGTAATGGATATTTCATTGGCGCGGAAATTATTTAATTACTCTCCTGATACATCGTTAAGGGAAGGCCTAAAACAAACTTGGGATTGGTTTATTGATAACCAAGGTGAGTATTTAGCAAAGAAAAACTATTTTAAGGAGTAG
- a CDS encoding NAD-dependent epimerase/dehydratase family protein has translation MFYNKKVLITGGAGFVGANLIKRMISLGAKIRATIHRKDPVVSDDRIEYIRCDLMHMEDCRKVVADMEYVFMCAANTSGAAVIASTPLVHVTPNIIMNSQVLEAAYFAQVKKFIFLSSNAAYPPSGDNPVTEKEMFDADPYDIYFGVGWMKRFIEILCRLYSQKLKNPMPCVVVRPSNIYGPYDDFDFATSHMMAATLRKVIERHDPIKIWGTGQDIRDLIYIDDFIDGLILAAEKISTFDAVNIAQGKAYNLKEILRMALEIEGYQNARITYDSTKPSMIPVRLIDIKKAQDSLGFIPKTDIYNGIAKTISWYKKVNT, from the coding sequence ATGTTTTACAATAAGAAAGTTTTAATAACCGGTGGCGCAGGTTTTGTAGGGGCAAATCTGATCAAAAGGATGATCTCTTTAGGTGCCAAGATAAGGGCAACTATCCACAGAAAAGATCCTGTCGTTTCTGATGATCGGATTGAGTATATCAGATGCGATTTAATGCATATGGAAGATTGCCGGAAAGTTGTTGCGGACATGGAGTACGTCTTTATGTGCGCCGCAAACACCTCTGGGGCTGCAGTCATTGCTTCAACCCCATTGGTGCACGTAACCCCTAACATTATCATGAACTCTCAGGTACTGGAAGCTGCTTATTTCGCGCAGGTAAAAAAGTTTATTTTCTTAAGCAGTAATGCTGCGTATCCTCCCAGCGGCGATAATCCGGTAACCGAGAAAGAAATGTTTGATGCCGATCCGTATGATATTTATTTCGGCGTGGGATGGATGAAGAGGTTTATCGAAATCCTTTGCCGTTTGTATTCGCAGAAACTTAAAAATCCTATGCCTTGCGTAGTGGTGCGGCCGTCTAATATCTATGGGCCATATGATGATTTTGATTTTGCTACTTCTCATATGATGGCAGCTACATTAAGGAAAGTAATCGAACGGCATGACCCGATTAAAATTTGGGGCACAGGACAAGACATCAGGGACCTGATTTATATTGATGATTTTATAGACGGCTTGATTCTGGCTGCGGAAAAAATCTCTACTTTTGACGCGGTGAATATCGCGCAAGGCAAAGCTTATAATTTAAAAGAAATTCTACGCATGGCCCTTGAGATTGAAGGATATCAGAATGCCCGAATAACCTATGATTCAACCAAACCTTCAATGATTCCTGTGCGTTTAATTGATATTAAAAAAGCCCAAGATTCTCTGGGGTTTATTCCTAAAACCGATATTTATAATGGCATAGCTAAAACAATTTCCTGGTATAAGAAGGTTAACACATGA
- a CDS encoding sugar phosphate nucleotidyltransferase: MKNIDVVILCGGLGRRLRPAVSDRPKPMAQVNNKPFLDILIQYLAGFGLKRFILCSGYMGDAIRKHYKRIPKSLEIVLSQEKKPLGTGGAIKNAQSLILSSSFLVLNGDSFCRVNFSDFYKFHLKKKALLSIVLSRPKDDQNSGVVILDHRERIVKFNEKVKPLKGSFCSVGIYLMGKEIFQFMGENKIFSLEYDLFPALAGKNCYGYYCKKDFVDIGTPQNLMKASNFLKHE, translated from the coding sequence ATGAAAAATATAGATGTGGTGATTTTATGCGGCGGCTTAGGCAGGAGGTTGAGGCCGGCGGTAAGTGACCGTCCGAAGCCTATGGCCCAGGTTAATAACAAGCCATTTCTTGATATCCTTATCCAATATTTAGCTGGTTTTGGCTTAAAACGGTTCATTCTCTGTTCAGGATATATGGGCGATGCTATTAGAAAGCATTATAAGCGAATTCCGAAATCGTTAGAAATAGTGCTTTCGCAGGAAAAAAAGCCATTAGGTACAGGCGGAGCGATAAAAAATGCGCAATCATTGATACTATCCAGCTCTTTTTTGGTTTTAAATGGAGATTCATTTTGCAGAGTTAACTTTTCTGATTTCTATAAATTCCATCTTAAGAAGAAAGCATTGCTTTCTATTGTTTTGTCTAGGCCAAAGGATGATCAAAATTCCGGAGTAGTAATTTTGGATCATAGGGAAAGAATTGTGAAGTTTAATGAAAAAGTAAAACCTTTGAAGGGCAGTTTTTGTAGTGTAGGGATATATCTTATGGGGAAGGAAATTTTTCAATTTATGGGTGAGAATAAGATTTTCTCTTTAGAGTATGACCTGTTTCCTGCATTAGCAGGTAAAAATTGTTATGGTTATTACTGTAAAAAAGATTTTGTTGATATCGGAACCCCGCAGAATCTGATGAAAGCCTCAAACTTTCTAAAACATGAATGA
- a CDS encoding dTDP-4-dehydrorhamnose 3,5-epimerase family protein: MKVEKTKMDGVLLVTPPTIFEDFRGRYIEIYNDQLYRKSGIDIDFIQDDISVSSKHVLRGIHGDNKTWKLISCLSGKFYLAVVNWDKASAQYGQWDAFVLSEDNRLQVLVPPKFGNGHLVLSEQAIFHYKQSTNYDRASQFTISWNDPRLNIPWPVEKPILSKRDSGEGDVLQ, from the coding sequence ATGAAGGTTGAGAAAACCAAGATGGATGGTGTTTTGTTAGTGACTCCCCCAACCATATTTGAGGATTTCAGGGGAAGATATATTGAAATCTATAATGATCAACTTTACCGGAAATCCGGAATTGATATTGATTTTATTCAAGATGATATTTCGGTTTCATCAAAGCATGTTTTAAGAGGCATACACGGAGATAATAAAACTTGGAAACTGATTTCTTGTCTTTCGGGAAAGTTCTATCTGGCGGTGGTAAATTGGGATAAGGCGTCTGCTCAATACGGACAGTGGGACGCATTTGTTTTGTCGGAGGATAATCGCTTGCAGGTACTAGTGCCTCCGAAATTTGGCAATGGGCATCTTGTCTTATCCGAGCAGGCGATTTTTCATTATAAACAGTCTACTAATTATGATCGCGCCAGTCAGTTTACCATCAGCTGGAATGATCCCAGGTTGAATATCCCGTGGCCGGTAGAAAAACCAATTTTATCTAAAAGAGATTCGGGAGAGGGCGATGTTTTACAATAA
- a CDS encoding class I SAM-dependent methyltransferase gives MPKVGFDDFADSLGTTSEDISRKCGHIINGVDFDYEIIDGDSRDHVILEVLMKIEADRQTIGAKERQETWNNGWGENLKDFIDSGYDLKMLVPRFIKPNKIMRYKQNYIRSVNKDFEFNYYNVFREWIFMTYFKDFRNIYEFGCGTGFNLVALSKLYPDKNLYGTDFVQSSVDLVNKIGQAHNLRLKGNIFDMINPTESFKIQENSLIFTIGSIEQLAGKFEDFLQYLLRNRPGLCVHSEPIIELYDNDNLLDYLAVKFHQKRGYTQGFLSRLQELEKEGRIEIIKVKRLFFGNLFMDGYNLLVWRILK, from the coding sequence ATGCCAAAAGTAGGTTTTGATGATTTTGCTGATTCACTAGGCACTACCTCGGAAGATATCTCGAGAAAATGTGGCCATATAATCAATGGTGTTGATTTTGATTATGAGATCATTGATGGAGACAGTAGGGATCATGTTATATTAGAAGTTTTAATGAAGATCGAGGCCGACAGGCAAACTATTGGTGCTAAAGAACGTCAAGAGACTTGGAATAACGGTTGGGGCGAAAATCTAAAGGATTTTATTGATAGCGGTTATGATTTGAAAATGTTGGTTCCGAGATTTATCAAGCCGAACAAGATAATGCGTTATAAGCAGAATTATATTCGTTCGGTTAACAAAGACTTTGAATTTAATTATTATAATGTTTTTAGGGAATGGATTTTTATGACTTACTTTAAAGATTTCAGGAATATATATGAATTTGGATGCGGAACCGGCTTTAATTTAGTTGCCCTTTCGAAGCTATACCCAGACAAGAATCTATACGGCACGGATTTTGTGCAATCGTCAGTAGATTTAGTTAATAAAATAGGTCAGGCCCATAACCTAAGATTGAAGGGTAATATTTTTGATATGATTAATCCCACAGAAAGTTTTAAGATTCAAGAAAATAGCCTAATTTTCACAATTGGTTCTATTGAGCAATTAGCGGGAAAATTTGAGGATTTTCTACAGTATCTTTTACGAAACCGCCCCGGACTATGCGTACATAGTGAGCCGATTATTGAATTATATGATAACGATAATCTATTAGATTACCTTGCTGTTAAGTTTCATCAAAAACGAGGGTATACCCAGGGTTTTTTATCAAGATTGCAAGAGCTAGAAAAAGAAGGAAGAATTGAAATTATCAAAGTTAAACGTTTATTCTTCGGGAATTTATTTATGGATGGGTATAATCTGCTCGTATGGAGGATATTAAAATAA